The following DNA comes from Saccharomyces mikatae IFO 1815 strain IFO1815 genome assembly, chromosome: 8.
TTTCAGAAGGAAGTAGGCTCAAAGTTGACGAATGCAGCATCTAAATGAGCAACAGTAACTTGCAATGCTTTGACTCTTTGGAGGCTGCTGCTCTACCGTTGAAATAGCAACTTGTCTCGTTCAATCCGCTCATTTATTCAGCAGGTGATTTGATAGTGTAGTAGTTTTCTTGGATGGAACAGAGTTAGGTACTCAAGGGTTAGCAAGATTGATGTTGGCTTGAACATACACGTTTCCATTTATGGGTCAAGTGCCTATATATGGCGCACTATTCAGATCAGATGCAAGATCGTGTTACTGTTTCGTGTGGCCAAATGGCGAGTACTTCTGCCCAATCGTTCTCTTTTCATGCGCGTGGCCTCTTGAGCAGGTATATGTTTGTGATAGGAAGACGTATAGACTTGTTGAGTTATGATTAGAGTATGAAGGATTCCAGCATTGGCATACTGAAGTACATGCCAATACGCCGAGCCGTAGACCCTAGAAATATACGAGATCAACAGATGATTCCTATTTCATTTTAGCTGGGGAAAAGGAACAGTATGGGACCTATTTTCCGTGGAATCGTTTAGTGCAAACATACGGAGCCTGGCTTAGACAATAAGCTTCTGAACGAGGGTCCAACCAAGTTCAGATATTCTCTAACCTGGGCACCCCTATAGCGTCGATCTCGGATTGCGCGCATACGAATACACACACAGGCACCGTAAATAGACATTGATATACGAGTTTATGAAGAATGCGTGAGTcgttcaagaagaaatgcaTTTCTATAGTTACGGCGGATAAGGTGCTCTAGATGAGATATGTAGGATCTTGGGGTGAGAAAAGAGTGTCAGTCAGTGGTTCGTTTGGGCAGCACCAGCTGGTGAAGGAATTTGTATAAATAGGGCTGCTATGGTCACCTATCTGTGAATATTCCGTCCTTACCTTACTCATATGTAAGTCCATATCACCactaagaaacaaaacaaacacAATGGTCAAATTAACTTCAATTGCCGCTGGTGTCGCTGCCATTGCTGCCGGTGCCTCCGCCACCACCACTCTAGCTCAATCCGACGAAAGAGTCAACCTGGTTGAGTTGGGTGTCTACGTCTCCGATATCAGAGCTCATTTGGCCCAATATTACTTGTTCCAAGCCGCCCACCCAACTGAAACATACCCA
Coding sequences within:
- the SMKI08G2610 gene encoding SRP1/TIP1 family protein; this translates as MVKLTSIAAGVAAIAAGASATTTLAQSDERVNLVELGVYVSDIRAHLAQYYLFQAAHPTETYPVEVAEAVFNYGDFTTMLTGIAPDQVTRMITGVPWYSTRLKPAISKALSKDGIYTVAK